One genomic region from Sciurus carolinensis chromosome 2, mSciCar1.2, whole genome shotgun sequence encodes:
- the Cst11 gene encoding cystatin-11, with translation MARLWQSLKLLLAILVALVASSYQLKKTFISIHEVSAVEQYVKDTLQYLTNEYNKESDDKYNFRILRILKIQKQVTDHMELHVNVEMQRTVCQKAEKAETSDCEIQQGELYKKIQCYFSAFVIPWTETYKLLRKNCSNS, from the exons ATGGCCAGACTCTGGCAGTCTCTGAAGCTCCTGCTGGCCATTCTGGTGGCCCTGGTGGCCTCCTCCTACCAACTAAAGAAAACCTTTATAAGTATCCACGAAGTGTCTGCAGTGGAACAGTATGTGAAAGACACCCTGCAGTACCTCACCAATGAGTACAACAAGGAAAGTGATGACAAGTACAACTTCAGGATCCTCAGAATCCTGAAGATCCAGAAGCAG GTAACCGACCATATGGAGCTCCACGTAAATGTGGAGATGCAGAGAACCGTCTGCCAGAAGGCAGAGAAGGCAGAGACAAGCGACTGTGAAATTCAACAAGGGGAGCTGTACAAG aaaatccAGTGCTACTTCTCAGCGTTTGTTATACCCTGGACTGAAACATACAAACTTCTGAGAAAAAACTGCAGCAACAGCTGA